The nucleotide sequence TGCAAGATATACGAAGAACATTTGAAGAGAATGAACCCGAACTGCCCGTCAATAACGTACGATATTAGTCAGTTGTTTGACTTCATCGATGAACTTGCCGATCTTTGTTGTTTGTGCTACCAGAAGAACACACTCACATACGCACCTTATAACAAGGATTGGATCAAAGAAAAAATCTACATCTTACTCCGCAAGCAGGCCGGCAAATAATTGTACAACGAGCAGAGTCGGACAATTTCAACACCgatgtttaaacaaagtcTCCGTCGCAAGTTATATCATCACTTGACCGAAACATTTACAAAGCAATTTCATGAAGGGGTGTTTAAACTTATTCATATTGTGATTAAGTACTTTAGTAGTAGATTAGATGAACTcttggttttaaattaaactttaaaaaacctGTAATAGAAGTgaaacaatgtaaataaagtatgaaacatgttttagcagtattttaaattgttgccGAACCCACCCAACCATAAAACATGGGAGacaatgttatgtttaatGCGGAGGGTGGAAAGGCAATGACACGCTGAGATGTATGGTTCTAATGTTACCCTTTCAACAAAGCTGTATGCTACGCGAGCCACCATAGTATGTATGTGTGTGGTTTGTGTTCCATGTGGATAACGcgtttagtactgtggggtaagatgggataacgttggcatataatatccaatatttcctgatcgtgtttttaacgcTGATTTGACGTCGTGAAGATGCGGTTATTGAactctataaatattttttttatttacttctaaaaatgagacgagaaagtGAATGAAACCTTGAACCATCTTACCGCAACTAACTATTTTCCACCAACTCAAGTTTACCTACGCATGGTTATTGGCCAGCACGGTGTCGTTGAATGAAGTTAAAAGAATATATTTCGCGACAAAATAGATAAATACGATTCCACGATACCATATTCCTCTAACAATCATCCATTGTATTGATCAAACGAATGCAAGGTTAGTGACACCAGTAGAAAGTATCGGAAGTGGCCgctatatttttttgtattctagGATTACCTTTGTCCACAAGCATCTGTAAATTATAACTAGCAAaagcgcatgcgcagtagcgtatcggcgcatgcgcagtagcgcccagtacaaatatatcaaccggaacgaatatattacACCGGCCCCGAAGGAAGTTATTTCTCCACTTGGTGGCGTTTCTTTGCCTGGGGCAGGCAGATTGATCGAACTGAGTTAACCGACAGAGCAGAGTAGTAGTATCAAAGCACTGTGTGTATGTTTGTTTACATCTAAAGGTATCTGATTATGGCAATGCTAgatatttatatgtttgtggCATGAAGGTTGTTTACTTAAGTTCTCAATGTAGTTTCTCAAGTGAATTCCTGAAAGTAACGTCGCCTCGTGTTTGTATCGCAAGATAATGAATGGATTGAACAATGCGCATTGTTTCGTTTAAACACGACCTCTACACGTTTAGTCGTAATCGGTTGTTTACCTTTATACCTCGGCAGTCGATTGTTGGTCTGCTAAAATAGCGAGCATTAGAAATGGACAGGAGTTTGTATGCAACACTACAGGGTTGAAGTTGTATGACTTTATAACATGTtgctaatatatatagtttatactTCAGTACGTGCATCGTAGATTAAATGCTTTAGTTTAAATCGACAAGAAGCTTCAATAACTTTTACTGTGTTTAGAATTATAcgttttgtatatatacgtaATATAAAGCCTTGCACGCTGTCGGCTTAAGGTGGCGAATCAACACGCATGCGCACAAATATATGTTGTAGTGGCATCACGTACCCTTGGTTTACAGAACTCTCAATTTATTCCGCCTGGAATATAAATAGCCCTTGTGTGTATCATATAACGTTGTCGCTGAAGGTTGATTGGTTACGGCCGATAGGTTGTGGTACATGGATGCTTTTATGGTTTGCTAAAATGTTACCAGCAATGAACAAACGATAAGACAATCAACAAAATGTGATTTGCAATTAATATACTATATGTTGTGGTAAGATGTTTTCATTCCGTTGTTCCGTtacatttggaagtaaacgaagaatatttcCGCTGCCCAACGACTCTAacaaagcgttgttaattgttgaaatgATTCAGATGTGACTGGTGGAATAGTaacattattgttttaacCGATAAATTATATTCCGGCCAAGACtttatctgtttttaaacCGTGTGGTTTTCTCATGATGTTTagtgaataaaaatatctatATACGTGCTATTACGGAAAACCTGTGAAGTAACCGAACAAATAATCTTATATTGGGATTGCTTCTTTTGTGAagactgttacgtcatataaggcaatacatatatatatgtgtgacGTATTGTTTCTTTCTGTGTTTTGCTGTTGTGTTTTCTGCACTTTTTCTGGATCTGCTTcctttattatttacttttgtgTTGGATTAGTAAGTCTTGCGTGAACCACCTTTGAACATGAATGGTCGCCGTGGCGCAAATGCGCCTTTTTCTCCTGTTTCCTACATCCGCCCGAATATTTACGATCATGAGTTCTTGTTGTGGGTATGGTTGAGTAACGTTACGTTGGTATATTCGATTATTATCCGTACCGTTCTGatcgttttattatattaggTTTGTTATTAAACTGTTCCTACATCAGTCATGTAAGTCGCGATAGGCCGTTAGATCAGCCAGCAGCGTCCCGGACCACACTCTACGTAGCACATAATACGATTCATTAGGCCTAATTTTTGTTACTTACTTAATTTTTCGTAACACTCGATCGTAAACGTGTACTTCGATGCCTTTATAGATTAGATTGGATGCAGAGAGTGAGAGAATATGAAAGTGGGACGAATTGACATTTTGCTGATGCTTGCTGTTTCATCCGTTGCCagtttgttttgttcgttttatttttacaaacaaaccAAAGACATAAAACGGAATCTAAGGTAAGAATAGCCACGTGTGGcgtttaatgttaaatacgtgaatgtaacttatttagccATGCCGGGGCAACGATAGATACATGTAGGTTCACACACCGTGTTTCTGACGGATTCCCCCCATGTAGATTGCAACACCCGATATCTACAACTGAAGCAGGGTTCCAACTTAAACCAACAACCGCCAAACCGATGTTTGAACAATTCACTTACATATATGAACCTCGTAAATTATTATTGGATATTTGCCACAAGGATAATTGCACAACCAGCAAAGGTAACTTAGATTGTGAAACATACggatggtactgtggggtaagatgggataccgttagcacacaataggcatatcatatatttttaatcgtgttttaaacaattaacaacgcacttattttaaagtcgtgagaatacagttttataattctgtaaatattctttgtttactaccaagaaTAAGTCACACCGTTCATTCAACTTTAATCTTATCATACAGAACACAAATGGCGAATGTTAATGTTCGTGAAGTCCAGTGCTGGCAACACTCGTCGTCGAGAATTGCTGCGGAAAACCTGGGCGTCATTGAGCCGAGTTTGTGGTGGTTGGTTCGACACCGTGTTTGTGGTTGGCGCTACAACGGTGGGGAagctgaggcagtttatacaTGAGGAGCATGAGAGGTATGGGGATATACTGCAGTATAATGGATCAGACGCTTACCGGTAAGTTGGTGGGTGGGGAGGATTATACATTAGGTGCTGACATCATAGTCTGCTAAATGTCACATAATCCCCTTTGAAACTAACGGTCCAACCGTCACCCGTGACAAGCACGTGACCATCGAATGTCCTGTAGTTATTGAGCACcctagtggtcatatagatcctttttcgtcgaacagttgttcatgttgttgttttttggacgACTTTTTTCGGCACTTACCTCAATTTTTAATTCCagtatttattctttattctcttgattgaaatcaaatcatgatatatatttataatttttagactgaattttTAGAATTGaaaccgcacaattagcgattaattaacgattactttactgtttgacCAAATGCGCCAAATTCAAAATGCaccttaaaatttaattaaatgattgtaCTCTATAAAGTGTTTTGAACTAAGCATAggtttataaaccatattgcATATGATCGTCTAATTAGCGAGTAATTACCAATtatatttctgtttgtttaaggCGCTAACCCGTACTTAAAATGTGCTTTACCATTGATTAATCGACTATATTCGATACAATAGTTTTAACTAGGCTTAGCCTTATAAACCATAGTGTATAAAATTGTCCAATCAATGAGTAATTAATGATTGTAACGCTTGCGAGTCAAGTAAACTGCCATACATCGGGAACCCGTTAGAACACAGTAATCggtaacttttggctttgtttacgttagtatgcaaatataaacaaaaagtaaatatagtaTTGGTCTCATATATCTCttattaaaagaaacaaatccAAAACAATTGTTACGGCAGGCGAGGATCGAATCCAGGACAGTATGACGTTAGTAAAGCGCGCGCTATTTTAGGCCGATTGATCTAGTAATCAACACTGTCGAGACAGCGGTTATATTGTCTGAGAATTTGGAGGGcacgtgttggtgagataaaGAATCCTCACATCGATTCACGCatgaatcaaactattttcatttattggGGGCGCGTAAAAGTTTTTGATCAAGCTCAGTCGACCAttgtagtaaaagggttaatcaatactatgctaattgagcacggtagtgatCATATAGATCccttttcgtcgaacagttgttcttggcgttgttgttgttgctaatGGGgcgacttttttccgcacttatcctaattctcaattctagca is from Ciona intestinalis unplaced genomic scaffold, KH HT001143.1, whole genome shotgun sequence and encodes:
- the LOC100179085 gene encoding enhancer of rudimentary homolog, with the protein product MSHTILLVQPTKKPEGRTYSDYESVNECMEGVCKIYEEHLKRMNPNCPSITYDISQLFDFIDELADLCCLCYQKNTLTYAPYNKDWIKEKIYILLRKQAGK